From a region of the Nonlabens dokdonensis DSW-6 genome:
- a CDS encoding M14 family zinc carboxypeptidase, whose product MKSWLAVVVCLVSLICWGQQEMYHRAKIYYNSYEQFSQIQEAGVTLDHGYHKKNTSFESDFSVSELQILSSLGISYDITINDVKQFYLDQNDPNSPRYIGPKATLKNARCSSASGQINYTTPQNYNQGSMGGFLTYSEMLQELDDMYVYSQANNLNIITPRADNINPSNPNDLVTSEGRYQQWVKISDNPSATEMAEPQILYTAIHHAREPASMQQLIFFMWYLLENYSTDPDIQAIVNNTELYFIPVLNPDGYVYNETISPNGGGLWRKNRRGGYGVDPNRNYSYITPQGNEVWNTAGTSANQTGETYAGTAPFSEPETRAVRYFVESHDFKMALNNHTFSELLLYPFGYADNRPTNEDALFQNISEVMVSQNGYTNQISADLYPAAGDSDDFMYGMLSTTTGATREKVYAMTPEIGSSFWPAASQIEGICKEMMFHNITAAQLVGNYGKLIDESPQRIATTALNIPFSLTRLGLENQGTFTVRIQPISTNITSVGNPKTFNNLSLNQVVTDAITMNLSSTIQSGDIVTYEIILNNGLYDTTQTINKVYGDFNSIFEENVANSNNWQLNGWGISTTEFVSPSQSFTDSPAGNYGNNQNKSIILNNANRIDLTSSSLLEANLTFHAKWNIENNYDYVQVEVSIDNGSSWIPQCGNFTNTGVSTQPANGQPLYDGMQSSWVEENINLSDYLGQQILVRFQMVTDQSVTEDGFYFDDLKIEVIDTTASASGNDLDKLVNIYPNPVQNTLFVRTSLERFNVSIYNVQGQQLYSNFSNKPNLELDYSSYTSGIYFLNISTDDSSKTFKVLKE is encoded by the coding sequence ATGAAATCTTGGTTAGCGGTTGTAGTGTGTTTAGTTTCTTTGATTTGTTGGGGTCAACAAGAAATGTATCACAGAGCAAAAATTTATTACAATTCTTACGAACAATTTTCTCAAATTCAGGAAGCTGGCGTAACACTAGATCATGGTTATCATAAAAAAAACACCTCTTTTGAATCAGACTTTTCTGTAAGTGAGTTGCAAATTTTATCTTCTTTAGGTATTTCCTATGATATCACTATAAATGATGTGAAACAGTTCTATCTAGATCAAAATGATCCTAATAGTCCTAGATATATTGGACCTAAAGCTACTTTAAAAAATGCACGATGTTCCAGCGCATCAGGACAAATAAATTATACAACTCCACAAAATTACAATCAAGGAAGTATGGGTGGCTTTCTTACCTATTCTGAGATGCTGCAAGAATTGGACGATATGTATGTTTATTCTCAAGCAAACAATCTGAACATTATCACTCCACGAGCAGATAATATAAATCCTAGTAATCCTAATGATTTAGTAACTAGTGAAGGCCGTTACCAGCAATGGGTGAAAATATCAGATAATCCAAGTGCCACAGAGATGGCTGAACCACAAATCCTTTATACCGCAATTCACCATGCTCGTGAGCCAGCATCTATGCAACAGCTTATCTTTTTTATGTGGTACCTATTAGAAAACTATAGCACCGATCCAGATATACAGGCGATAGTTAATAACACCGAATTATATTTTATACCTGTTCTCAATCCCGACGGATACGTGTATAATGAAACCATAAGCCCTAACGGCGGTGGCTTATGGCGCAAAAACAGACGTGGCGGCTACGGAGTAGATCCTAACAGAAATTACAGTTACATCACACCGCAAGGAAATGAAGTATGGAACACAGCAGGAACTTCGGCAAATCAAACTGGTGAAACCTATGCAGGAACAGCACCATTTAGTGAACCAGAGACGAGAGCAGTGCGTTATTTTGTAGAAAGTCATGATTTTAAAATGGCTCTCAATAATCATACGTTTAGTGAGTTGTTGTTGTATCCTTTTGGTTATGCAGACAACAGACCAACTAATGAAGACGCTTTATTTCAAAACATCTCTGAGGTCATGGTTTCTCAAAACGGCTATACCAACCAGATAAGTGCTGACTTGTATCCTGCCGCCGGTGATAGTGATGATTTTATGTATGGTATGCTCTCTACAACAACAGGCGCAACTAGAGAAAAGGTCTATGCAATGACGCCAGAGATAGGCTCTTCTTTTTGGCCTGCCGCAAGTCAAATAGAAGGAATTTGTAAAGAAATGATGTTTCATAATATTACCGCAGCGCAACTAGTAGGTAATTATGGAAAATTAATTGATGAATCTCCTCAAAGAATAGCAACTACTGCTTTGAATATTCCCTTTAGTTTGACTCGACTGGGACTTGAAAATCAAGGAACTTTTACGGTAAGAATTCAACCCATAAGTACTAATATAACAAGTGTAGGGAATCCTAAAACCTTTAATAACTTGAGCCTTAACCAAGTGGTTACAGACGCTATAACAATGAACTTGAGTAGTACCATTCAATCTGGAGATATAGTAACCTATGAAATTATTTTGAATAATGGATTGTACGATACTACTCAAACTATCAACAAAGTATATGGAGACTTCAATTCTATATTTGAAGAAAATGTAGCAAATTCCAACAACTGGCAATTGAATGGTTGGGGAATTTCTACCACAGAGTTTGTTTCTCCTTCACAATCTTTTACAGATTCTCCAGCAGGAAACTACGGTAATAATCAGAATAAGTCTATTATTCTTAATAATGCTAATAGAATAGACTTGACTTCTAGCTCGCTGCTAGAGGCAAATCTTACTTTTCATGCAAAATGGAATATCGAGAATAATTATGATTATGTACAAGTAGAAGTCTCTATCGACAATGGATCTTCATGGATCCCACAATGTGGTAATTTTACTAATACTGGTGTGAGCACACAACCAGCAAACGGACAACCGCTTTATGATGGTATGCAATCTAGTTGGGTAGAAGAAAATATAAATTTAAGTGATTATTTGGGACAACAAATTCTGGTGAGATTTCAAATGGTAACCGATCAAAGTGTCACTGAAGATGGCTTCTATTTTGATGACCTTAAAATCGAAGTGATAGACACTACCGCAAGTGCAAGCGGTAATGATCTAGATAAATTAGTAAACATCTACCCTAATCCAGTACAAAACACTCTTTTTGTGCGCACATCTTTAGAGCGATTTAATGTTAGTATTTATAACGTTCAAGGTCAGCAACTCTATTCTAACTTCTCAAACAAGCCTAATTTAGAACTAGATTATTCCAGCTATACTTCTGGTATTTATTTTTTGAATATCTCTACAGATGATTCTTCAAAGACATTTAAGGTTTTGAAGGAGTAA
- the deoC gene encoding deoxyribose-phosphate aldolase, whose translation MKINKHIEHTNLDPTFSDRQIGDLCQEVRDHSFYGVCVRPGNVFACAEEFTTRAKESIATVVGFPFGATNTTSLLEEVKYVVDYVSHIDMVMDLHSFHSGRTKAVLDQIKAVRDLASEVQLRVIVETGYLNEDQLKQATEIVLKTQADCIKTCTGYGPRGVSMQDIQIIKSVCGVDLGIKASGGIKNYQFACDLINAGATVLGTSAGLDLMKQQKIFLR comes from the coding sequence ATGAAAATCAACAAACACATAGAACATACTAATCTTGATCCCACATTTTCTGACCGTCAAATAGGTGATTTATGTCAAGAAGTACGCGATCATAGTTTTTATGGGGTTTGTGTACGACCAGGTAACGTTTTTGCTTGTGCTGAAGAGTTTACGACTCGTGCTAAAGAATCCATTGCTACGGTGGTAGGATTTCCTTTTGGAGCTACTAATACTACTTCTTTATTAGAAGAAGTGAAATATGTAGTTGATTATGTGTCTCATATAGATATGGTCATGGATTTACATTCTTTTCATAGTGGTAGGACGAAAGCTGTTTTAGATCAAATCAAAGCAGTTCGAGATTTGGCGAGCGAGGTACAATTAAGAGTGATCGTAGAAACTGGTTACCTCAATGAAGATCAATTAAAACAAGCAACAGAAATAGTCTTAAAAACTCAAGCAGATTGTATCAAAACCTGCACAGGTTATGGGCCACGCGGCGTTTCTATGCAAGATATTCAAATAATAAAATCGGTTTGCGGTGTTGATTTAGGTATTAAAGCTAGCGGCGGTATCAAAAATTATCAGTTTGCTTGTGATTTGATTAATGCAGGAGCAACTGTTTTGGGTACGAGTGCTGGGTTGGATTTAATGAAACAACAAAAGATATTCTTGAGGTAA
- a CDS encoding GIY-YIG nuclease family protein, which translates to MPRDYAFHVYIMTNFKNGTIYIGFTGNLGQRILLHKAGKGGKFTSKYELDRLVYKEFFQYADKGIAREKQLKTWKREWKVNLIQQHNPEWLDLAKEWYTEKEIEEYKED; encoded by the coding sequence ATGCCCAGAGATTATGCATTCCACGTTTATATCATGACTAATTTTAAAAACGGAACCATATACATCGGTTTTACTGGAAATTTAGGTCAACGTATTTTACTGCACAAGGCTGGAAAAGGCGGTAAGTTTACTTCTAAGTATGAACTAGATCGATTAGTTTACAAAGAGTTCTTTCAATATGCTGATAAAGGTATCGCAAGAGAAAAGCAATTAAAAACTTGGAAAAGAGAATGGAAAGTAAATCTCATACAGCAACATAATCCTGAATGGTTAGACTTAGCTAAAGAATGGTATACCGAAAAGGAAATTGAAGAGTATAAAGAAGATTGA
- the dnaB gene encoding replicative DNA helicase has product MEKVQQRPNIVTGNTSVVTLEKGKIPPQAVDLEKVVIGALMIDGKGVDEVIDLLSPDVFYQKSHQFIFEAIDILFKEGKPVDLLTVSAQLRKMEKLESSGGDHYLVQLSQLVSSTAHIEFHARIILQKFIQRSLIKISTEIINDSYEESTDVFDLLDKAESKLYEVTQGNIRKSTETAMDLVRQAKERIEEIANRDGLSGIPSGFTDLDRLTSGWQPSDLIIIAARPGMGKTAFTLSMARNIAVGSNIPVAFFSLEMSSVQLITRLISSETGLSSEKLRTGKLEAHEWEQLNVKVKDLEQAPIFIDDTPSLSIFDLRAKCRRLASQYGIKLIMIDYLQLMTAQTGNKGGNREQEISTISRNLKALAKELEVPVIALSQLSRAVESRGGSKRPLLSDLRESGAIEQDADIVSFIYRPEYYGLEEWDDDDRSPTAGQGEFIVAKHRNGATDSIRLKFMGQFGKFDNLDQFFGTPEEFGSKMNAANDDTLKPDPFDTPKAGNPGDAFGIPNDDMPF; this is encoded by the coding sequence ATGGAAAAAGTACAACAACGCCCTAATATTGTAACTGGAAATACCTCTGTCGTTACACTTGAAAAAGGTAAAATACCGCCTCAAGCTGTTGATTTAGAGAAAGTTGTAATAGGAGCGTTGATGATTGATGGTAAAGGAGTTGATGAGGTAATAGACCTTTTATCTCCAGACGTTTTTTACCAGAAAAGCCATCAATTCATTTTTGAAGCCATAGATATTCTGTTTAAAGAAGGGAAACCAGTAGACTTATTAACCGTAAGCGCGCAATTGCGTAAAATGGAAAAATTAGAGTCCTCTGGTGGAGACCATTACCTGGTTCAATTATCACAATTAGTAAGTTCTACCGCGCACATTGAATTTCATGCAAGAATCATTTTGCAAAAGTTTATTCAGCGTAGTTTGATTAAAATCTCTACAGAAATTATCAATGATTCCTATGAAGAATCTACTGATGTTTTTGACTTACTTGATAAAGCAGAATCCAAGCTGTATGAAGTTACTCAAGGTAACATACGTAAAAGTACAGAAACGGCGATGGATCTCGTACGCCAGGCAAAGGAACGTATTGAAGAAATTGCAAACCGTGATGGACTGTCAGGAATACCATCTGGCTTTACAGATCTCGATCGTTTAACTAGTGGATGGCAGCCATCTGACTTGATCATTATAGCTGCTCGTCCTGGTATGGGAAAAACCGCCTTTACATTGAGTATGGCTCGTAATATTGCCGTAGGAAGTAATATTCCTGTTGCATTTTTCTCGCTGGAGATGAGTTCGGTACAATTAATTACTCGTTTGATTTCGTCTGAGACTGGATTGAGTTCTGAAAAATTGCGTACTGGTAAATTAGAAGCACATGAATGGGAACAGCTTAACGTAAAAGTAAAAGACCTAGAGCAAGCTCCTATTTTTATAGACGACACGCCATCGCTATCGATTTTTGATTTACGTGCAAAATGTAGACGTCTTGCCTCGCAATATGGTATCAAATTAATCATGATCGATTACCTTCAATTGATGACTGCGCAAACAGGTAATAAAGGAGGAAATCGTGAACAGGAAATTTCTACTATCTCACGTAACTTAAAAGCGCTTGCAAAAGAACTTGAAGTACCAGTTATCGCACTTTCACAGTTATCTCGTGCCGTAGAATCTCGTGGAGGATCTAAGCGACCTTTACTGTCTGACCTGCGTGAATCTGGAGCGATTGAGCAGGATGCAGATATTGTTTCATTTATCTATAGACCAGAGTATTACGGTCTTGAAGAATGGGATGACGACGACCGCAGTCCTACCGCTGGACAAGGAGAATTTATAGTTGCCAAACACCGTAATGGTGCGACCGATTCCATACGATTGAAGTTCATGGGGCAATTCGGTAAGTTTGATAATCTTGATCAGTTTTTTGGCACTCCAGAAGAATTTGGTTCTAAGATGAATGCTGCAAACGACGACACGCTTAAACCAGATCCATTTGACACTCCTAAAGCAGGAAATCCTGGCGACGCTTTTGGTATCCCTAATGATGATATGCCATTTTAA
- a CDS encoding acetyl-CoA carboxylase carboxyltransferase subunit alpha gives MEYLEFELPIKELEEKYQQTLTLGEESDVDVSATIKQIEKKLKATRKEIYANLTAWQRVQMSRHPSRPYTLDYIKAICGDTWLELHGDRNVKDDKAMIGGLGKIGDQSFMFIGQQKGFNTKTRQYRNFGMANPEGYRKALRLMKSAEKFGVPVVALIDTPGAYPGLEAEERGQGEAIARNILEMTRLKVPIIVMIIGEGASGGALGIGVGDRVVMLENTWYSVISPESCSSILWRSWEYKEQAADALKLTSTDMKKLKLVDEILREPEGGAHKDRETTFKLVKDCILRQYDDLKDLSSKDLVDQRMDKYCNMGVFKG, from the coding sequence ATGGAGTATTTAGAATTTGAATTACCGATCAAGGAGCTGGAAGAAAAGTACCAGCAAACCCTTACCCTAGGTGAAGAAAGTGATGTAGATGTAAGTGCTACCATCAAACAAATAGAGAAAAAGCTTAAAGCTACTCGTAAAGAAATATATGCCAACTTAACCGCATGGCAACGTGTACAAATGTCACGTCATCCGAGTCGTCCATACACTTTAGATTATATCAAAGCTATATGTGGTGATACTTGGTTAGAATTACACGGTGATCGTAATGTTAAAGATGACAAGGCGATGATAGGTGGATTAGGTAAAATAGGAGACCAGAGCTTTATGTTTATAGGTCAACAAAAAGGATTTAATACCAAAACGCGTCAGTACCGCAACTTTGGTATGGCAAATCCAGAAGGTTACCGCAAAGCATTACGCTTAATGAAAAGCGCAGAGAAATTTGGAGTGCCAGTTGTTGCCTTAATTGATACTCCAGGTGCATATCCAGGTCTTGAAGCCGAAGAGCGTGGTCAAGGAGAAGCAATTGCAAGAAATATTCTTGAAATGACTCGTCTTAAAGTGCCTATTATTGTTATGATTATAGGAGAAGGAGCGAGTGGTGGCGCATTAGGTATAGGAGTAGGAGATCGAGTAGTCATGTTAGAAAACACTTGGTATTCCGTTATTTCACCAGAATCTTGTTCTTCAATTTTATGGAGAAGCTGGGAATACAAAGAGCAAGCTGCAGACGCCCTAAAGCTGACTTCTACCGACATGAAGAAATTAAAATTAGTAGATGAAATCTTAAGAGAACCAGAAGGTGGCGCTCATAAAGATCGAGAGACTACTTTTAAACTAGTTAAAGATTGTATTTTAAGACAGTATGATGATCTTAAAGATTTATCATCAAAAGATCTAGTGGATCAGCGCATGGACAAGTATTGTAATATGGGAGTCTTTAAAGGATAA
- a CDS encoding DMT family transporter, translating to MQDDKLLNYLHLHFIVFIWGFTAVLGALISIDSIPLVWWRMGIAVVLIFIYMKWKKIPLQLYGRDALSRKRILGFLLAGVVIALHWVTFFGAIKESNVSVTLAMMSMGAFFTALLEPLFTSKKFVWYELLFGAIIIAALYYIFKVETEYVTGMILGLVSALLSAIFSIMNVRWAKENPPSLISFYELLSGVALLSLFFIFLPVDFVMPSQLTSMDWLWIGILASVCTAYAFIASVKVMKFLSAYTVMLTINLEPVYGIFLAFLILGDSEEMTPDFYFGAILILIVIMANGILKTRFSKK from the coding sequence ATGCAAGACGATAAGCTACTTAATTACCTTCATTTACATTTTATTGTATTTATATGGGGTTTTACTGCCGTTTTAGGTGCGTTAATCAGTATTGATTCTATTCCGTTAGTATGGTGGCGCATGGGTATAGCCGTCGTTCTCATATTTATTTATATGAAATGGAAGAAAATTCCGTTGCAGTTGTATGGTAGAGATGCGCTTTCGCGAAAGCGTATTCTAGGCTTCTTACTTGCTGGAGTTGTGATTGCATTGCATTGGGTAACCTTTTTTGGAGCTATAAAAGAATCTAACGTTTCAGTCACATTAGCAATGATGAGTATGGGCGCTTTTTTTACCGCTTTGCTGGAGCCATTGTTTACTTCTAAGAAATTTGTGTGGTATGAGTTGCTCTTCGGTGCAATTATAATCGCAGCTTTATACTACATTTTTAAAGTAGAAACTGAGTACGTTACCGGAATGATATTAGGACTCGTAAGTGCATTATTAAGCGCCATCTTTTCCATCATGAATGTGAGATGGGCTAAGGAGAATCCGCCATCGTTAATTTCTTTTTATGAATTATTGAGCGGTGTAGCTTTACTATCACTATTCTTCATTTTTCTACCTGTTGATTTTGTAATGCCATCTCAATTAACTTCTATGGACTGGTTATGGATAGGGATTTTGGCATCGGTTTGTACCGCTTATGCCTTTATTGCAAGTGTAAAAGTCATGAAATTTTTGAGTGCTTATACCGTAATGCTTACTATAAATTTAGAGCCTGTTTATGGTATTTTTCTTGCTTTTCTAATCTTAGGCGATTCTGAAGAGATGACGCCAGATTTTTATTTTGGAGCTATTTTAATTTTGATAGTTATCATGGCAAATGGGATTTTAAAAACGCGATTTTCTAAGAAGTAG
- a CDS encoding LptF/LptG family permease has product MLSILDKYILKRYLGAFALLLTLFLPIMVTVHIAEKIGKIISKDVPAGEVFLYLLDFTVYFSNFLFPLFLFISTMFFTSKLAMNTEVIAFLSSGVSFNRFLRPYIIGATIVCIAALIFSAIFVPNASSGFNEFQNKYFKRGGGVNTTNVFRQINDNDYIYVSNYQKSSQTGFDFTLEHFEENELKYKIYANRIKFQDSTYALSGYKKRTILEDGEIIEKEQKKDTLFSFDIDELTPSEYIAETLQFSELNDFIELEEKRGNANMNIYYVEKYKRTSIPVSAFIFTLIAVAVSSVKKRGGMGMNLAIGIVIAMTYVFLDKVFGTIAEKSTFNPWIAVWFPNIFFAVVAIFLLRNARR; this is encoded by the coding sequence GTGTTAAGCATATTAGATAAATACATATTAAAACGATATCTAGGTGCATTTGCTTTATTGCTCACCTTATTTTTACCTATTATGGTAACGGTGCATATCGCCGAAAAAATAGGTAAGATCATTTCAAAAGATGTTCCTGCTGGTGAGGTATTTCTTTACCTACTTGATTTTACAGTGTATTTTTCTAACTTCTTATTTCCGCTGTTTTTATTTATTTCTACGATGTTTTTTACATCAAAGCTCGCGATGAATACAGAGGTGATAGCCTTTTTAAGTTCTGGAGTATCTTTTAATAGATTCTTGCGTCCTTATATAATAGGAGCAACGATAGTATGTATAGCAGCTTTAATTTTTAGTGCGATTTTTGTTCCTAATGCTTCTTCTGGTTTTAATGAATTTCAAAACAAATATTTCAAACGTGGCGGCGGTGTTAATACAACAAACGTCTTTAGGCAGATTAATGATAACGACTACATCTACGTGAGTAATTATCAAAAATCATCTCAGACAGGTTTTGATTTTACTTTAGAGCATTTTGAAGAAAATGAATTGAAATACAAGATTTATGCAAATCGTATAAAGTTTCAGGATTCTACATACGCATTAAGTGGTTATAAAAAGCGTACGATCCTTGAAGATGGAGAAATCATCGAAAAAGAACAAAAAAAGGATACCTTATTTAGTTTTGACATTGACGAGCTTACTCCATCAGAATACATAGCGGAAACACTTCAGTTTTCAGAACTAAACGATTTTATTGAGTTAGAAGAGAAGAGAGGTAACGCAAACATGAATATTTATTACGTAGAAAAATACAAACGTACCTCTATACCAGTAAGCGCATTTATTTTTACGCTAATAGCTGTTGCAGTATCCTCAGTAAAAAAACGTGGTGGTATGGGAATGAATCTCGCCATAGGTATCGTGATCGCGATGACTTATGTTTTTCTTGATAAAGTCTTTGGTACGATTGCAGAGAAAAGTACTTTTAATCCTTGGATTGCAGTTTGGTTTCCTAATATTTTCTTTGCTGTAGTGGCTATTTTCCTTTTGAGAAATGCAAGACGATAA
- the tgt gene encoding tRNA guanosine(34) transglycosylase Tgt — MKFDLLQNDPQSQARAGVIHTDHGKIETPIFMPVGTIGTVKGVHQRELEEEVNPDIILGNTYHLYLRPGTDILEKAGGLHKFMNWDRPILTDSGGYQVYSLSSNRKIKEEGVKFKSHIDGSYHTFTPERAMDIQRSIGADIIMAFDECTPYPCDYNYARRSMHMTHRWLKRCITHFDNTPDLYGHKQTLFPIVQGSTYKDLRKQSAEAIAATDQFGNAIGGLSVGEPAEEMYAMTEVVTAVLPKEKPRYLMGVGTPINLLENVALGVDMFDCVMPTRNGRNGMIFTAHGTMNMKNLKWAEDFTPLDPANYAWVDTAYTKAYVRHLFTVNEMLGRQICTIHNLSFYLWLMREARKHILAGDFRTWKDQMVKQMDNRL; from the coding sequence ATGAAATTTGATTTATTACAAAACGATCCACAGAGTCAGGCAAGAGCTGGAGTTATCCATACTGACCATGGTAAAATTGAGACGCCTATTTTTATGCCAGTTGGTACAATAGGTACTGTTAAAGGAGTTCATCAACGCGAACTAGAAGAAGAAGTTAATCCTGATATAATTTTAGGGAATACCTACCATTTATACTTGAGACCAGGAACTGATATTCTAGAAAAAGCTGGTGGCCTACACAAATTTATGAATTGGGATAGACCGATTCTTACCGATTCTGGTGGTTACCAAGTATATTCTTTAAGTTCTAATAGGAAAATAAAAGAAGAAGGTGTGAAATTTAAATCACACATAGATGGCTCTTACCATACTTTTACACCAGAGCGTGCGATGGATATACAGCGCAGTATAGGTGCAGATATCATCATGGCTTTTGATGAATGTACACCATATCCATGTGATTACAATTATGCTCGCCGTAGTATGCATATGACACATCGATGGTTGAAGAGATGTATCACTCATTTTGACAATACTCCAGATTTATACGGGCATAAACAAACACTTTTTCCTATTGTTCAAGGAAGTACTTATAAAGACCTTAGAAAGCAAAGTGCTGAAGCAATTGCTGCGACAGATCAATTCGGTAACGCAATAGGTGGACTATCTGTAGGAGAACCTGCCGAAGAGATGTATGCGATGACTGAAGTGGTAACCGCAGTTCTTCCTAAAGAAAAACCACGTTATCTTATGGGTGTAGGTACTCCTATTAATCTACTTGAAAATGTCGCTTTAGGAGTAGATATGTTTGATTGTGTGATGCCTACTCGTAATGGTCGTAATGGTATGATTTTTACCGCTCATGGTACCATGAATATGAAAAACCTTAAATGGGCTGAAGATTTTACACCACTAGATCCAGCAAATTATGCTTGGGTTGATACCGCTTATACTAAGGCTTATGTACGTCATTTATTTACGGTAAATGAAATGCTAGGTAGACAAATTTGTACCATACACAATCTTTCGTTTTATTTATGGTTAATGAGAGAGGCACGTAAACATATTCTCGCAGGAGATTTTAGAACGTGGAAAGATCAAATGGTAAAACAAATGGATAACAGACTCTAG
- a CDS encoding transketolase — protein sequence MADTQHLKDLVTQVRRDIVRQVHAVSSGHPGGSLGCTEFLVTLYNEVMDHDPSFQMDGVNEDLFFLSNGHISPVFYSVLARAGYFPVEELSTFRKLNTRLQGHPTTHEGLPGVRIASGSLGQGMSVAIGAAAVKKLNGDDKMVYTLHGDGELQEGQIWEAAMYAAANKVDNLIATVDVNGQQIDGSTDQVLALGDLSNKFTAFGWDVVTIEKGNDVDAILDGINKAKSLSGKGKPVCILLHTEMGNGVDFMMGSHAWHGIAPNDEQLAEALSQNPETLGDY from the coding sequence ATGGCTGATACACAGCACTTAAAAGATTTAGTAACGCAAGTAAGACGTGATATCGTTAGACAAGTTCACGCAGTAAGCAGTGGCCATCCTGGTGGATCACTAGGTTGCACAGAATTTCTAGTAACCTTATACAATGAGGTTATGGATCATGATCCATCCTTTCAAATGGACGGTGTAAATGAAGATTTATTCTTCCTTTCTAACGGTCATATTTCTCCAGTTTTCTATAGTGTTCTTGCAAGAGCAGGATATTTTCCTGTAGAAGAATTGAGTACTTTTAGAAAATTGAATACTAGACTTCAAGGTCACCCTACCACTCATGAAGGTTTACCTGGAGTGCGTATTGCAAGTGGTTCTTTAGGTCAAGGAATGAGCGTTGCTATAGGTGCCGCAGCTGTTAAGAAATTAAACGGCGATGATAAAATGGTATATACACTTCATGGTGATGGTGAACTTCAAGAAGGTCAAATCTGGGAAGCTGCGATGTATGCTGCTGCAAATAAAGTAGATAACCTAATTGCAACAGTAGATGTGAATGGCCAGCAAATCGACGGAAGTACAGATCAAGTTCTTGCTTTAGGAGATTTAAGTAATAAGTTCACGGCTTTTGGTTGGGATGTGGTTACCATTGAAAAAGGGAATGATGTAGATGCCATTCTTGATGGAATTAACAAAGCAAAATCCTTAAGCGGTAAAGGAAAACCTGTTTGTATCCTTCTTCATACTGAAATGGGTAATGGGGTAGATTTTATGATGGGATCTCACGCCTGGCATGGAATCGCTCCTAACGACGAGCAACTCGCTGAGGCATTGAGCCAAAATCCAGAAACTTTAGGAGACTATTAA